A DNA window from Pseudomonas tohonis contains the following coding sequences:
- the ilvA gene encoding threonine ammonia-lyase, biosynthetic gives MTDALLKGYVQRILRAPVYDVAIETPLQPAPRLAQRLGNAVLLKREDLQPVFSFKIRGAYNRVSQLSAEQRARGVIAASAGNHAQGLALAARHLGIEATIVMPRTTPELKVQGVLARGGRAVLHGDAFPEALAHALQLAEARGLTFVPPFDDPDVIAGQGTVAMEILRQHPGRLDAVFVPVGGGSLIAGIAAYVKYLRPEVKVIGVEPDDSNCLQAAMAAGERVVLEQVGLFADGVAVAQIGAHNFEVCRQYVDEVLTVSADEICAAIKDIYDDTRSITEPAGALAVAGIKKYVARERCEGRTLVAIDSGANINFDRLRHVAERAELGEQREAIIAVTIPERPGSFRIFCEALGRRQITEFNYRYHGDAEAHIFVGVQTHPENDPRGALVQGLRDQGFPVLDLTDNELAKLHIRHMVGGRADGALHERLLRFEFPERPGALLNFLDKLGGRWNISLFHYRNHGAADGRVVAGLQVPDHELHLLPGALDAIGYPWWDESDNPAYRLFVG, from the coding sequence ATGACCGACGCCCTGCTCAAAGGCTATGTGCAGAGGATCCTCCGCGCGCCGGTCTACGACGTCGCCATCGAGACGCCCCTGCAGCCGGCGCCGCGCCTGGCCCAGCGCCTGGGCAACGCCGTGCTGCTCAAGCGCGAGGACCTGCAGCCGGTGTTCTCCTTCAAGATCCGGGGTGCCTACAACCGCGTGTCCCAGCTCAGCGCCGAGCAGCGTGCGCGGGGCGTGATCGCCGCCTCCGCCGGCAACCACGCCCAGGGCCTGGCCCTGGCGGCGCGGCACCTGGGGATCGAGGCGACCATCGTCATGCCGCGCACCACCCCCGAGCTCAAGGTCCAGGGCGTGCTCGCCCGGGGCGGCCGCGCGGTGCTGCACGGCGATGCCTTCCCCGAGGCCCTGGCCCATGCCTTGCAACTGGCCGAGGCGCGCGGGCTGACCTTCGTGCCGCCCTTCGACGACCCGGACGTGATCGCCGGCCAGGGCACCGTGGCCATGGAGATCCTCCGCCAGCACCCCGGGCGCCTGGACGCCGTCTTCGTGCCGGTGGGCGGCGGTTCGCTGATCGCCGGCATCGCCGCCTATGTGAAGTACCTGCGCCCCGAGGTGAAGGTGATCGGCGTCGAGCCGGACGACTCCAACTGCCTGCAGGCCGCCATGGCCGCCGGCGAGCGCGTGGTGCTGGAGCAGGTCGGGCTGTTCGCCGACGGCGTGGCCGTGGCGCAGATCGGCGCTCACAACTTCGAGGTCTGCCGCCAGTACGTGGACGAGGTGCTCACCGTCAGCGCCGACGAAATCTGCGCGGCGATCAAGGACATCTACGACGACACCCGCTCCATCACCGAGCCGGCCGGTGCGCTGGCCGTGGCCGGGATCAAGAAGTACGTGGCCCGCGAGCGCTGCGAGGGGCGCACCCTGGTGGCCATCGACTCGGGCGCCAACATCAACTTCGACCGCCTGCGCCACGTGGCCGAGCGCGCCGAACTGGGCGAGCAGCGCGAGGCGATCATCGCGGTGACCATCCCCGAGCGGCCGGGCAGCTTCCGCATCTTCTGCGAGGCGCTGGGGCGGCGGCAGATCACCGAATTCAACTACCGCTACCACGGCGATGCCGAGGCGCACATCTTCGTCGGCGTGCAGACCCACCCGGAGAACGACCCGCGCGGGGCCCTGGTGCAGGGCCTGCGCGACCAGGGCTTCCCGGTGCTGGACCTGACCGACAACGAGCTGGCCAAGCTGCACATACGCCACATGGTCGGCGGGCGCGCGGACGGCGCCCTGCACGAGCGCCTGCTGCGCTTCGAATTCCCCGAGCGCCCCGGCGCGTTGCTGAACTTCCTCGACAAGCTGGGCGGGCGCTGGAACATCAGCCTGTTCCACTACCGCAACCACGGCGCCGCCGACGGGCGCGTGGTGGCCGGCCTGCAGGTGCCCGACCACGAGCTGCACCTGCTGCCCGGGGCGCTGGACGCCATCGGCTACCCCTGGTGGGACGAGAGCGACAACCCGGCGTATCGGTTGTTCGTGGGGTGA
- a CDS encoding YybH family protein codes for MQPSPLVQAVQRADQLINAGRFDALMDFYTDDAVLVVRPGLNVQGRDGIRRAFDAIAAHFQHSLWVSQRDLQVVETGDTALVMGRARIQWRSADGFLSFLERKATYVFRRQADDSWRCAVDNSYGTDLLDAVTGEALA; via the coding sequence ATGCAACCATCCCCTCTCGTCCAGGCCGTGCAACGGGCGGACCAGCTGATCAATGCCGGGCGCTTCGATGCGCTGATGGATTTCTACACCGACGATGCCGTGCTCGTCGTGCGCCCGGGCCTCAACGTCCAGGGCCGTGACGGCATCCGCCGCGCCTTCGATGCCATCGCCGCGCATTTCCAGCACAGCCTTTGGGTCAGCCAGCGCGACCTGCAGGTGGTGGAGACCGGCGACACCGCGCTGGTCATGGGGCGTGCACGCATCCAGTGGCGGTCCGCCGACGGCTTCCTGTCCTTCCTCGAACGCAAGGCCACCTACGTGTTCCGCCGCCAGGCCGACGACAGCTGGCGCTGCGCCGTGGACAACTCCTATGGCACCGACCTGCTCGACGCCGTCACCGGGGAGGCCTTGGCATGA
- the trmA gene encoding tRNA (uridine(54)-C5)-methyltransferase TrmA — protein sequence MSRPQFDPAGYAAQLAEKTERLKALLAPFDAPQPAVFDSPREHYRLRAEFRLWRETGGETRHYAMFEAGDKFTPVLIEDFPIASRRINELMPRLKAGWQASQVLSFKLFQVEFLTTLSGDALITLCYHRPLDDAWKAEAETLAADLGVSLVGRSKGKRIVIGRDYVEEELTVAGRAFRYRQPEGAFTQPNGEVCQKMLAWAFEAMGERQDDLLELYCGNGNFTLPLATRARQVLATEISKTSVNAALANLADNGVDNVTLVRLSAEELTEALNEVRPFRRLAGIDLKGYAFGTVFVDPPRAGMDPDTCELTRRFERILYISCNPETLAANVAQLHDTHRIERCALFDQFPYTHHMESGVLLVRR from the coding sequence ATGAGCCGCCCGCAGTTCGATCCCGCCGGCTACGCCGCGCAGCTCGCCGAGAAGACCGAGCGCCTCAAGGCCCTGCTGGCGCCCTTCGACGCACCGCAACCGGCGGTGTTCGACTCCCCCCGCGAGCACTACCGCCTGCGCGCCGAGTTCCGCCTGTGGCGCGAGACCGGTGGCGAGACCCGCCACTACGCGATGTTCGAGGCCGGCGACAAGTTCACCCCGGTGCTGATCGAGGACTTCCCCATCGCCAGCCGCCGCATCAACGAGCTGATGCCGCGCCTGAAGGCCGGCTGGCAGGCGAGCCAGGTGCTGTCGTTCAAGCTGTTCCAGGTGGAGTTCCTCACCACCCTGTCGGGCGATGCGCTGATCACCCTCTGCTACCACCGCCCCCTGGACGATGCCTGGAAGGCCGAGGCCGAGACGCTCGCCGCCGACCTGGGCGTGAGCCTGGTGGGCCGCTCCAAGGGCAAGCGCATCGTCATCGGCCGCGACTACGTGGAAGAGGAGCTGACCGTCGCCGGCCGCGCCTTCCGCTACCGCCAGCCTGAAGGCGCCTTCACCCAGCCCAACGGCGAGGTGTGCCAGAAGATGCTGGCCTGGGCCTTCGAGGCCATGGGCGAGCGCCAGGACGACCTGCTGGAGCTGTACTGCGGCAACGGCAACTTCACCCTGCCCCTGGCCACCCGCGCCCGCCAGGTGCTGGCCACCGAGATCAGCAAGACCTCGGTCAATGCCGCCCTGGCCAACCTCGCCGACAACGGCGTGGACAACGTGACCCTGGTGCGCCTCTCCGCCGAGGAACTGACCGAGGCCCTCAACGAGGTGCGCCCGTTCCGCCGCCTGGCCGGCATCGACCTCAAGGGCTACGCGTTCGGCACCGTGTTCGTCGACCCGCCCCGCGCCGGCATGGACCCGGACACCTGCGAACTGACCCGCCGCTTCGAACGCATCCTCTATATCTCCTGCAACCCGGAGACCCTGGCCGCCAACGTCGCCCAGCTGCACGACACCCACCGCATCGAGCGCTGCGCCCTGTTCGACCAGTTCCCCTACACCCACCACATGGAATCGGGTGTGCTGCTGGTGCGTCGCTGA
- a CDS encoding FAD binding domain-containing protein: protein MTPFSYERPEELDQALALAGPGARFIAGGTNLVDLMKEDVERPERLIDITALPLHGVLVGEGGGLRVGALVSNADLAWHPRVQSHYPLLAEALLAGASPQLRNMATVGGNLLQRTRCQYFYDVATPCNKREPGSGCPARTGLNRNHAILGASEHCVATHPSDMCVALAALEAVVHVAGPGGTRAIPFADFHRLPGDEPQRDNHLAADELITEIELPPSPFARHSAYLKIRDRASYAFALVSVAAALRLDHGVIAEARIALGGVAHKPWRQPEAEAALVGKPCTPASFRVAADRLLQGAEGLGRNNFKVELARRAVIRALADAAKGGPHA, encoded by the coding sequence ATGACGCCTTTCAGCTACGAACGCCCCGAGGAGCTGGACCAGGCGCTGGCGCTGGCCGGCCCCGGCGCGCGCTTCATCGCCGGCGGCACCAACCTGGTGGACCTGATGAAGGAGGACGTCGAGCGGCCCGAACGGCTGATCGACATCACCGCGCTGCCCCTGCACGGCGTGCTGGTCGGCGAGGGCGGCGGCCTGCGCGTCGGCGCCCTGGTGAGCAATGCCGACCTGGCCTGGCACCCGCGCGTGCAGAGCCACTACCCGCTGCTGGCCGAGGCGCTGCTGGCGGGCGCCTCGCCGCAGCTGCGCAACATGGCCACCGTCGGCGGCAACCTGCTGCAACGCACCCGCTGCCAGTACTTCTACGACGTGGCCACGCCCTGCAACAAGCGCGAGCCCGGCAGCGGCTGCCCGGCGCGCACGGGGCTCAACCGCAACCACGCGATACTCGGTGCCAGCGAGCACTGCGTGGCCACCCATCCCTCGGACATGTGCGTGGCCCTGGCGGCGCTGGAGGCCGTCGTGCACGTCGCCGGCCCCGGCGGCACGCGGGCGATCCCCTTCGCCGACTTCCACCGCCTGCCGGGCGACGAGCCGCAGCGCGACAATCACCTGGCGGCGGACGAACTGATCACCGAGATCGAGCTGCCGCCGTCGCCCTTCGCCCGCCACAGCGCCTACCTGAAGATCCGGGATCGCGCTTCCTACGCCTTCGCCCTGGTCTCGGTGGCGGCGGCCCTGCGCCTGGATCACGGCGTCATCGCCGAGGCGCGCATCGCCCTGGGCGGTGTGGCGCACAAACCCTGGCGCCAGCCCGAGGCCGAGGCGGCACTGGTGGGCAAACCCTGCACGCCGGCCTCCTTCCGCGTCGCCGCCGACCGGCTGCTGCAAGGGGCCGAGGGGCTGGGGCGCAACAATTTCAAGGTGGAACTGGCCCGCCGCGCGGTGATCCGCGCCCTGGCCGACGCCGCCAAGGGAGGGCCCCACGCATGA
- a CDS encoding (2Fe-2S)-binding protein, which translates to MSALSSPRRGPAAIGHLIQLVINGEPHRLQVEPWTTLLDLLRERLDLVGTKKGCDHGQCGACTVLRNGVRINACLALAVMQDGAEITTVEGLERGGELHPMQAAFIRHDAFQCGYCTPGQLCSAVALARENRAHDRDAIREQMSGNLCRCGAYANILDAIEEALPACRGAAEGDAA; encoded by the coding sequence ATGAGTGCCCTATCCAGCCCACGCCGAGGCCCCGCTGCCATCGGCCACCTGATCCAACTGGTCATCAACGGCGAACCCCATCGGTTGCAGGTGGAGCCCTGGACGACGCTGCTCGACCTGCTGCGCGAGCGCCTCGACCTGGTGGGCACCAAGAAGGGCTGCGACCACGGCCAGTGCGGCGCCTGCACGGTGCTGCGCAACGGGGTGCGGATCAATGCCTGCCTGGCCCTGGCGGTGATGCAGGACGGCGCCGAGATCACCACGGTGGAGGGCCTGGAGCGTGGCGGCGAGTTGCACCCCATGCAGGCCGCGTTCATCCGCCACGATGCCTTCCAGTGCGGCTACTGCACGCCGGGACAGCTGTGCTCGGCGGTGGCCCTGGCCCGCGAGAACCGCGCCCACGACCGCGACGCCATCCGTGAGCAGATGAGCGGCAACCTGTGCCGCTGCGGTGCCTACGCCAACATCCTCGACGCCATCGAGGAGGCGCTGCCGGCCTGCCGTGGCGCCGCCGAGGGGGACGCCGCATGA
- a CDS encoding xanthine dehydrogenase family protein molybdopterin-binding subunit: MSASPLGKALDRVDGRDKVTGRARYAADFAAPGLLHGWVVNAGIPRGRILGIDSREAEAAPGVQLVLTHANRPPIASYDEPYEDADAADGSPFRPLFNDRILYDSQPVALVVAETLEQARHAARLVRVEYQAEPYQTDLLAALDDAHLAPASLPEPRGDCAGALAGAALRIEGQYSSPIEHHNPMEPHAATVVMQPDGALLVYDKTQGTQNSQQYIERVFGLEPGRVRVMAPFVGGAFGSGLRPQYQLVLAVMAALKLRRSVRVTLTRQQMFSFGYRPRTVQRLALGAAANGELRALRHEAVAQTSRFEDFTEHVVEWSGMLYQCDNVELGYRLAPLDVYTPLDMRAPGATLGVFALECAMDELAAAVAIDPLQLRLVNYAERNQNEGKPFSSKALRECYAQGAERFGWAARDHQPRSMREGRELIGWGLATGVWEAMQNPASARALIDGDGHLHVSSATTDIGTGTYTVMTQIAAASLALDMAQVTFSLGDSHLPKAPLQGGSFTVSSVGSAVQQACIALQDELLKAAVAMEDSPFAGLARDQVEFVDGQLRVIGAPELALGYGEIVRASGGAALEAEVEAKPDEKREAYSSATHSAVFVEVRVDEELGVVRVARVVSAIAAGRVVNPKTARSQILGGVVWGIGMALQEETQTDHGLGRHMNHNLAEYHIPVHADIGEVEVIFVEEEDRVVNALGSKGVGEIGIVGVAAAVANAIWHATGKRIRDLPITPDKLL, translated from the coding sequence ATGAGCGCATCGCCACTGGGCAAGGCCCTCGACCGGGTGGACGGTCGCGACAAAGTCACCGGCCGCGCCCGCTACGCGGCTGATTTCGCCGCGCCGGGCCTGTTGCATGGCTGGGTGGTCAACGCCGGCATCCCGCGCGGGCGCATCCTCGGCATCGACAGCCGTGAGGCGGAAGCGGCGCCGGGCGTGCAACTGGTGCTGACCCACGCCAACCGGCCGCCGATCGCCAGCTACGACGAGCCCTATGAGGACGCCGACGCCGCCGACGGCTCGCCGTTCCGGCCGCTGTTCAACGACCGCATCCTTTATGACAGCCAGCCGGTGGCGCTGGTGGTGGCCGAAACCCTGGAGCAGGCGCGCCACGCCGCCAGGCTGGTGCGGGTCGAGTACCAGGCCGAGCCGTACCAGACGGACCTGCTGGCCGCCCTCGATGACGCCCACCTGGCCCCGGCGTCCCTGCCCGAGCCGCGCGGCGATTGCGCGGGAGCCCTGGCGGGTGCGGCGCTGCGCATCGAGGGGCAGTACAGCTCGCCCATCGAGCATCACAACCCCATGGAGCCCCATGCCGCCACCGTGGTCATGCAGCCCGACGGCGCGCTGCTGGTCTACGACAAGACCCAGGGCACGCAGAACAGCCAGCAGTACATCGAGCGGGTGTTCGGCCTGGAGCCGGGCCGGGTGCGGGTGATGGCGCCCTTCGTCGGCGGCGCCTTCGGTTCCGGCCTGCGCCCGCAGTACCAACTGGTGCTGGCGGTGATGGCGGCACTCAAGCTGCGGCGCTCGGTGCGGGTGACCCTGACCCGGCAACAGATGTTCAGCTTCGGCTACCGCCCGCGCACCGTGCAGCGCCTGGCCCTGGGCGCCGCCGCCAACGGCGAGCTGCGCGCCCTGCGCCATGAGGCGGTGGCGCAGACCTCGCGCTTCGAGGACTTCACCGAGCACGTGGTGGAGTGGTCCGGGATGCTCTACCAGTGCGACAACGTCGAGCTGGGCTACCGCCTGGCGCCCCTGGACGTCTACACGCCGCTGGACATGCGCGCCCCGGGCGCGACCCTGGGGGTCTTTGCCCTGGAGTGCGCGATGGACGAGCTGGCCGCCGCCGTGGCCATCGACCCGTTGCAGCTGCGCCTCGTCAACTACGCCGAGCGCAACCAGAACGAGGGCAAGCCCTTCTCCAGCAAGGCCCTGCGCGAGTGCTACGCCCAGGGTGCCGAGCGCTTCGGCTGGGCGGCGCGTGACCACCAGCCGCGCAGCATGCGCGAGGGCCGCGAGCTGATCGGCTGGGGCCTGGCCACCGGCGTCTGGGAGGCGATGCAGAACCCGGCCAGCGCCCGTGCGCTGATCGACGGCGACGGCCACCTGCACGTGAGCAGCGCGACCACCGACATCGGCACCGGCACCTACACGGTGATGACCCAGATCGCCGCCGCGAGCCTGGCTCTGGACATGGCGCAGGTGACCTTCAGCCTGGGCGACTCGCACCTGCCCAAGGCCCCGCTGCAGGGCGGCTCCTTCACCGTTTCCTCGGTGGGCAGCGCGGTGCAGCAGGCCTGTATCGCGCTGCAGGACGAATTGCTGAAGGCCGCCGTGGCAATGGAGGACTCGCCCTTCGCGGGGCTTGCGCGCGATCAGGTGGAGTTCGTCGACGGCCAGTTGCGGGTCATCGGCGCGCCGGAGCTGGCGCTGGGCTATGGCGAGATCGTCCGCGCCAGCGGCGGCGCGGCGCTGGAGGCGGAGGTGGAGGCCAAGCCCGACGAGAAGCGCGAGGCCTATTCCTCCGCCACCCACTCGGCGGTGTTCGTCGAGGTGCGGGTGGACGAGGAACTGGGCGTGGTGCGCGTCGCCCGGGTGGTCAGCGCCATCGCCGCCGGGCGCGTGGTCAACCCGAAGACCGCGCGCAGCCAGATCCTCGGCGGCGTGGTGTGGGGCATCGGCATGGCCCTGCAGGAGGAGACCCAGACCGACCACGGCCTGGGCCGGCACATGAACCACAACCTGGCCGAGTACCACATCCCGGTGCACGCGGACATCGGCGAGGTCGAGGTGATCTTCGTCGAGGAGGAGGACCGCGTGGTCAACGCCCTGGGCTCCAAGGGCGTCGGCGAGATCGGCATCGTCGGGGTCGCGGCGGCCGTGGCCAACGCCATCTGGCATGCCACCGGCAAGCGCATCCGCGACCTGCCGATCACCCCCGACAAGCTGCTCTGA
- a CDS encoding MFS transporter, translating to MPQAQLLRHHRPFLAFWLARVCTASGFQMLTVAIGWHLYALTGSVLDLGLVGLAEFLPRVLFMLHTGHVADRYDRRRVAALCQTAQGLIAAALVFGSATDSVSREMIFLLAFALGAARAFEMPATQALLPNIVPAQLFPRAVAAAASAMQAATIVAPALGGLLYALGSLWVYGPVTVLYGIACCLMLTLASRQQVLRKEPASMESLLAGIRFIRSRPDILGAISLDLFAVLLGGATALLPVFAKDILLTGPWGLGLLRSAPAVGALAMSFWLARFPIERNVGRIMFTAVGVFGVATIAFGLSTSFWFSLAVLAVLGAADMISMVIRGAFVQLHTPDEMRGRVSAVNGLFIGASNQLGEFESGVTAAWFGTVPAVVMGGVGTLLITGLWIRLFPTLANRDRLHGGD from the coding sequence ATGCCCCAGGCCCAGCTCCTGCGTCACCACCGCCCGTTCCTCGCGTTCTGGCTCGCCCGGGTCTGCACGGCCAGCGGCTTCCAGATGCTCACCGTGGCCATCGGCTGGCACCTCTACGCCCTCACCGGCAGCGTGCTCGACCTGGGCCTGGTGGGCCTGGCGGAATTCCTCCCGCGCGTGCTGTTCATGCTGCATACCGGGCATGTCGCCGACCGCTACGATCGGCGCCGGGTCGCGGCGCTGTGCCAGACGGCCCAGGGCCTGATCGCCGCTGCACTGGTGTTCGGCAGCGCCACCGACAGCGTCAGCCGCGAGATGATCTTCCTCCTCGCCTTCGCCCTCGGCGCCGCGCGGGCCTTCGAGATGCCGGCGACCCAGGCGCTGCTGCCGAACATCGTCCCGGCACAGCTGTTCCCCCGCGCCGTGGCCGCCGCCGCGTCGGCGATGCAGGCGGCGACCATCGTCGCGCCAGCCCTGGGCGGCCTGCTTTATGCGCTTGGCAGCCTCTGGGTCTACGGCCCGGTGACGGTGCTCTACGGCATCGCCTGCTGCCTGATGCTGACCCTCGCCAGCCGCCAGCAGGTGCTGCGCAAGGAGCCCGCCTCCATGGAGTCGCTGCTGGCCGGCATCCGCTTCATCCGCAGCCGCCCGGACATCCTCGGCGCCATCTCCCTGGACCTCTTCGCCGTGCTGCTGGGCGGCGCCACCGCCCTGCTGCCGGTGTTCGCCAAGGACATCCTGCTCACCGGCCCCTGGGGCCTCGGCCTGCTGCGCTCGGCACCGGCGGTGGGTGCCCTGGCGATGTCGTTCTGGCTGGCGCGCTTCCCCATCGAGCGCAACGTGGGGCGGATCATGTTCACCGCCGTCGGCGTGTTCGGCGTGGCGACCATCGCCTTCGGCCTGTCCACCTCGTTCTGGTTCTCCCTCGCGGTGCTGGCGGTGCTCGGCGCGGCGGACATGATCAGCATGGTGATCCGCGGCGCCTTCGTGCAGCTGCACACCCCGGACGAGATGCGCGGCCGCGTCAGCGCCGTCAACGGCCTGTTCATCGGCGCCTCCAACCAGCTGGGCGAGTTCGAGTCCGGGGTCACCGCCGCCTGGTTCGGCACCGTGCCGGCGGTGGTGATGGGCGGCGTCGGCACGCTGCTCATCACCGGCCTGTGGATAAGGCTCTTCCCCACCCTGGCCAACCGCGACCGCCTGCACGGCGGCGACTGA
- a CDS encoding NCS2 family permease yields MLEKLFQLRAHDTNVRTEVLAGITTFLTMAYILFVNPDILGETGMDKGAVFVATCLAAAIGSAIMGLIANYPIALAPGMGLNAFFTYTVVLHMGHTWQVALGAVFISACMFFVLSIFRIREWIINSIPLELRSAIAAGIGLFLALIALQKAGIVAAHPVTMLTLGDLAKPEPVLAVLGFFLIVALEARKVTGAVLIGILAVTLAGIGLGVSKFGGIVSMPPSLAPTFLQLDIKGALEIGLVSVIFAFLFVDLFDNSGTLIAVAKKAGLMRADGHMPKMGRALIADSTAAMGGSLLGTSTTTSYIESAAGVSAGGRTGLTAIVVAILFLLALFLSPLAGSVPAFATAPALFFVAVLMASGLAEIDWNDLTTAAPVLITALAMPFTYSIADGIAFGFIAWAAIKTLAGRYNELSPALVILAVLFVIKMGFFH; encoded by the coding sequence ATGCTGGAAAAACTGTTCCAACTCAGAGCGCACGACACCAACGTACGCACCGAAGTCCTGGCGGGGATCACCACCTTCCTGACGATGGCCTACATCCTCTTCGTGAACCCCGACATCCTCGGCGAGACCGGCATGGACAAGGGCGCGGTGTTCGTCGCCACCTGCCTGGCGGCCGCCATCGGCTCGGCCATCATGGGCCTGATCGCCAACTACCCCATCGCCCTCGCCCCGGGCATGGGCCTGAACGCCTTCTTCACCTACACCGTGGTGCTGCACATGGGCCACACCTGGCAGGTGGCCCTGGGCGCGGTGTTCATCTCGGCGTGCATGTTCTTCGTGCTGTCGATCTTCCGCATCCGCGAATGGATCATCAACAGCATCCCCCTGGAGCTGCGCTCGGCCATCGCCGCCGGCATCGGCCTGTTCCTGGCGCTGATCGCCCTGCAGAAGGCCGGCATCGTCGCCGCCCACCCGGTGACCATGCTGACCCTGGGCGACCTGGCCAAGCCCGAGCCGGTGCTGGCGGTGCTCGGCTTCTTCCTGATCGTCGCCCTGGAGGCGCGCAAGGTGACCGGCGCCGTGCTGATCGGCATCCTCGCCGTCACCCTCGCCGGCATCGGCCTGGGCGTGTCGAAGTTCGGCGGCATCGTCTCCATGCCGCCGTCCCTGGCGCCCACCTTCCTGCAGCTGGACATCAAGGGCGCGCTGGAAATCGGCCTGGTCAGCGTGATCTTCGCCTTCCTCTTCGTCGACCTGTTCGACAACTCCGGCACCCTCATCGCCGTGGCCAAGAAGGCCGGCCTGATGCGTGCCGACGGCCACATGCCGAAGATGGGCCGCGCACTGATCGCCGACTCCACCGCCGCCATGGGCGGCTCGCTGCTGGGCACCTCCACCACCACCAGCTACATCGAATCCGCCGCCGGCGTCAGCGCCGGTGGCCGCACCGGCCTCACCGCCATCGTGGTCGCCATCCTGTTCCTGCTGGCGCTGTTCCTCTCCCCGCTGGCCGGCAGCGTGCCCGCCTTCGCCACCGCGCCGGCGCTGTTCTTCGTCGCCGTGCTGATGGCCTCGGGCCTGGCCGAGATCGACTGGAACGACCTGACCACCGCCGCCCCGGTGCTGATCACCGCCCTGGCGATGCCCTTCACCTACTCCATCGCCGACGGCATCGCCTTCGGCTTCATCGCCTGGGCCGCCATCAAGACCCTGGCCGGCCGCTACAACGAACTGAGCCCGGCGCTGGTGATCCTCGCCGTACTCTTCGTGATCAAGATGGGGTTCTTCCACTGA